A DNA window from Hevea brasiliensis isolate MT/VB/25A 57/8 chromosome 2, ASM3005281v1, whole genome shotgun sequence contains the following coding sequences:
- the LOC110632207 gene encoding aldehyde oxidase GLOX — MAIKNLTFLIFPLIFSLLMLCSQHLAHSASVFSTTTGGRWVLLQESIGISAMHIQVLKNNKVIIFDRTDFGASNLSLPDGNCGYIDETVRPKDCTAHSVLYDIASNSFRPLTILTNTWCSSGAVDPNGTLIQAGGDKKGERVIRSFTPCDDNSCDWVEFSAPLLSRRWYASSQILPDGRIIIVGGRRVFTYEFYPKNFKIRDNIFLHFLVKTKDPQEENNLYPFLHLLPDGNLFIFANNRSILLDYTRNKVIKEYPVLPYGARNFPCTGSSVLLPLQLNRGTDMAELPQAEVMICGGSKPGSYVKAYMEHVYDEASRTCGRLKVTDPKPNWSMELMPTPRVMNDMLLLPTGAVIIINGATNGSAGWNDAVNPVFHPFLYLPEENPAQRFVVLNPSNIPRMYHSTAALLPDGRILVGGSNPHPTYNFTAYPYRTELSLEAFYPPYLDPLYVHLKPSILGVESTGKTVSYKEMFTVTFVLTLYRSDLGISVVMMTPSFNTHSVSMNQRMLVLKVVNVERLSAYGYKVNAIGPTNVNVAPPGYYMLFLVNAGIPSHAVWVKLR; from the coding sequence ATGGCGATCAAGAACCTTACTTTTCTCATCTTTCCTCTTATTTTCTCTTTGCTTATGCTCTGCTCTCAACATCTTGCGCACAGTGCGTcggttttctcaaccacaacagGGGGGCGATGGGTCCTTCTCCAAGAAAGCATAGGCATTTCTGCCATGCACATTCAGGTCCTCAAGAACAACAAGGTCATCATCTTTGATCGCACTGATTTTGGCGCCTCCAACCTTTCTCTTCCTGACGGCAACTGCGGCTATATCGATGAGACTGTCAGACCCAAAGATTGCACTGCACATTCTGTCCTCTACGACATCGCTTCCAACTCATTCCGTCCTCTCACCATCCTAACCAACACCTGGTGCTCTTCAGGGGCTGTCGATCCCAACGGCACTCTTATCCAAGCCGGCGGCGACAAAAAAGGTGAGCGCGTAATTCGTTCATTCACGCCCTGCGATGATAATTCTTGCGACTGGGTTGAGTTCTCTGCGCCCCTCTTGAGCCGGAGATGGTACGCCAGTAGTCAGATACTCCCTGATGGTCGCATCATTATTGTTGGTGGCAGAAGGGTTTTTACCTACGAGTTTTATCCCAAGAATTTTAAAATACGGGATAACATTTTCTTGCATTTCTTGGTAAAAACCAAAGATCCACAAGAAGAGAACAATCTTTATCCCTTTTTACACCTCTTGCCTGACGGGAATCTTTTCATTTTTGCCAATAATCGGTCTATCTTGCTTGATTATACGAGAAACAAGGTGATCAAGGAGTACCCAGTTTTGCCCTACGGTGCTAGGAACTTCCCTTGCACCGGCTCTTCCGTTTTGCTTCCTCTCCAGTTAAACAGAGGGACTGACATGGCTGAATTACCACAAGCGGAGGTGATGATCTGCGGTGGCTCAAAGCCCGGTTCGTATGTCAAGGCTTACATGGAGCACGTTTACGACGAAGCGTCGAGGACATGTGGGAGGTTAAAAGTGACAGACCCGAAACCCAATTGGAGCATGGAGCTCATGCCCACTCCGCGGGTCATGAACGACATGTTATTATTACCCACCGGTGCCGTCATCATTATCAACGGCGCCACTAATGGCAGCGCTGGCTGGAACGACGCCGTGAACCCGGTTTTCCACCCTTTTCTATACCTCCCTGAAGAGAATCCGGCCCAGAGATTCGTGGTCCTGAACCCATCGAACATTCCAAGAATGTACCACTCCACAGCAGCGCTTTTGCCAGATGGAAGGATCCTAGTGGGTGGAAGCAATCCACACCCAACGTACAACTTCACAGCATATCCATACCGGACAGAACTAAGTTTGGAGGCTTTTTACCCGCCATATCTGGACCCACTGTACGTACATCTAAAACCGTCAATCCTGGGAGTGGAGTCGACAGGGAAAACGGTGTCGTACAAGGAGATGTTCACAGTGACATTCGTGTTGACGCTTTACCGTTCAGATTTGGGGATATCGGTGGTGATGATGACGCCGTCGTTTAATACGCACTCAGTGTCCATGAACCAGAGGATGTTGGTGTTGAAGGTGGTGAACGTAGAGAGGCTGTCTGCTTATGGATATAAGGTCAACGCGATTGGGCCCACCAATGTCAATGTGGCCCCACCTGGGTATTATATGCTTTTTCTGGTCAACGCTGGCATTCCTAGCCATGCCGTTTGGGTCAAGCTGCGCTGA